The proteins below are encoded in one region of Pseudoduganella armeniaca:
- a CDS encoding PD40 domain-containing protein produces the protein MFIKYNCRLRDVVAVGLAWLLAGCGGGGGGSSAGSAPDPAPGFSVSIDRTELRFSGDEGSRVEPKIIVGTGSGANVPTTAYFGGEDLGTAIDRVEAHINGTQAQFVVYPKAQLAAGEYSGKLKLSMCADTQCAQHFKGSPVDVAYTVSIAKGLKATPGSVDLRALSGASASATVNVQLPSGASSFSATTSASWLQVTNITPSSMTLVASSLAPGSYSEWVTVRALNRQQVIPVTYTVTADPSSVTTIVPDRTSMDFSTPVGYSSNAQQLKVTLPAWVKTVDTSVEYRTGWNWLSFVAGAGGDLKVVASAAGLRPGVYRADLVLRGTQVQSVTVPVTLNVLSADWQVSGTSTLTVDAASTTTSLNGQISIDVPNVPVQGWQASSDASWLTLSRTSGSLRTDKLGIAVNVPEMLKLPNARTYTADITLSLPNGNTPSTKFTVTLDKRLPELNYVSPHTRLPGESGKYTLRGSGFNAFANISQVLQVTGTTPASVVRVSDTQLELTLPPAQGDATFALPSNLGLKSDTVTLKTVAQPAIGYAAVPTQGYKGGMVFDAERKAIFTVNKTLGSLMRFSLNGSAWNVSSAAVTGADAVALSPDGKSVIVTVTTGHIKLFDPVTLAEQGSFKAGYVSGDTVNNLPRLAVRNDGKVLFAGYSGVNDGNGGMPYFDLVTQRFGNIGGAYNFGWAVASGDGSHINIVQSASYSPLPPMVSLDGGDMVAKVAPGGLTFWYEGAQSLRGERFAEGTYTVWDRDFNKIGKVVIPNTAYMGRTPVFSPDGKRLYVMAYDSTGLYNGSTSKPRVYVFDSSTRMVTSTDLPLLGSFDLPDYPTCNISAYECDTRALGTISPDGKTLFFLGDVNLVAVPVPTTLDTRVQAMRRLVLPASAPARR, from the coding sequence TTGTTTATAAAATATAACTGTCGGCTACGCGATGTCGTTGCCGTCGGATTGGCGTGGCTGCTTGCCGGGTGCGGTGGCGGCGGTGGCGGATCGTCCGCTGGCTCGGCGCCTGATCCCGCGCCAGGATTTTCCGTCTCTATCGACCGTACCGAGCTGCGTTTCTCGGGCGACGAAGGCAGCAGGGTAGAGCCGAAGATCATCGTCGGCACCGGCAGCGGCGCCAACGTGCCGACCACTGCTTATTTCGGCGGTGAGGACCTGGGCACGGCAATCGATCGGGTCGAAGCCCACATCAATGGTACGCAAGCGCAGTTTGTCGTCTATCCGAAAGCGCAACTGGCAGCCGGAGAATATTCGGGCAAGCTGAAGCTGTCGATGTGCGCGGACACGCAGTGCGCGCAACACTTCAAGGGTTCGCCAGTCGATGTGGCGTACACCGTCAGCATCGCCAAGGGATTGAAGGCCACGCCGGGCAGCGTCGACCTGCGTGCGCTGAGCGGCGCCTCGGCCTCCGCGACCGTCAATGTGCAGTTGCCAAGCGGAGCCAGTAGTTTCTCCGCCACGACGAGCGCCAGCTGGTTGCAGGTGACCAATATTACCCCAAGCAGCATGACCCTTGTCGCCTCATCGCTGGCGCCCGGTTCGTATTCAGAATGGGTGACTGTCAGGGCGTTGAATCGCCAGCAGGTTATTCCGGTCACCTACACCGTCACCGCCGACCCATCCTCGGTGACCACGATTGTGCCTGACCGGACCAGCATGGATTTTTCCACGCCCGTGGGTTATTCCAGCAATGCGCAGCAGTTGAAGGTAACGCTGCCCGCCTGGGTTAAAACGGTCGATACCAGCGTGGAGTACCGTACCGGCTGGAACTGGCTTTCCTTCGTTGCCGGCGCTGGCGGAGACCTGAAAGTGGTTGCCTCGGCGGCGGGCCTGCGTCCCGGCGTGTACCGGGCTGATCTGGTGTTAAGGGGGACCCAAGTACAGTCCGTTACCGTCCCGGTCACGCTGAACGTGCTGAGTGCGGACTGGCAAGTCAGTGGTACCTCCACGCTGACAGTTGACGCCGCAAGTACGACCACCAGCTTGAACGGTCAGATCAGCATCGACGTGCCGAACGTGCCGGTCCAGGGCTGGCAGGCCAGCAGTGATGCCAGCTGGCTGACGCTGTCGCGCACCAGCGGCTCGCTGCGTACCGACAAGCTGGGCATTGCCGTCAACGTTCCGGAAATGCTGAAGCTGCCTAACGCCCGGACTTACACGGCCGATATCACCTTGAGCCTACCTAACGGCAATACGCCCTCGACCAAGTTCACGGTCACGCTGGATAAAAGGCTGCCGGAGTTGAATTACGTCAGCCCGCACACCCGGCTGCCGGGCGAGAGCGGCAAATATACCCTGCGCGGTAGCGGCTTCAACGCCTTTGCAAATATCAGCCAGGTCCTGCAGGTGACCGGCACCACGCCAGCCAGTGTCGTGCGGGTCAGCGATACGCAGCTCGAACTGACCTTGCCGCCCGCCCAGGGCGACGCAACGTTCGCACTGCCCAGCAACCTGGGCCTCAAATCGGACACTGTGACATTGAAGACTGTCGCGCAGCCGGCCATCGGCTACGCCGCGGTGCCGACGCAAGGCTACAAAGGCGGCATGGTATTTGACGCCGAGCGGAAAGCCATCTTCACCGTCAACAAAACGCTGGGTTCGCTGATGCGCTTCAGCCTGAATGGCAGCGCCTGGAACGTCAGCAGCGCGGCAGTGACGGGTGCCGACGCGGTCGCGCTGTCTCCCGACGGCAAGAGCGTGATCGTCACCGTCACCACCGGCCACATCAAGCTGTTCGATCCCGTCACGCTGGCGGAACAGGGAAGTTTCAAGGCTGGCTACGTCAGCGGCGATACCGTGAACAACCTGCCGCGTCTGGCGGTACGCAACGATGGCAAAGTGCTCTTTGCAGGGTATTCCGGCGTAAATGACGGCAACGGTGGCATGCCATATTTCGACCTGGTCACCCAGCGCTTTGGCAACATCGGCGGCGCATACAATTTTGGCTGGGCAGTCGCCTCCGGTGACGGTTCGCACATCAACATCGTGCAATCGGCCAGCTATTCGCCATTGCCGCCGATGGTGTCGCTCGATGGCGGCGACATGGTTGCAAAAGTCGCGCCTGGTGGCTTGACCTTCTGGTACGAGGGTGCGCAAAGCCTGCGTGGTGAACGCTTCGCGGAAGGCACCTATACGGTATGGGACCGCGACTTCAACAAGATCGGTAAGGTAGTGATACCGAACACCGCATACATGGGCCGTACGCCGGTCTTCTCGCCGGACGGCAAACGCCTGTATGTGATGGCTTATGACAGCACGGGCTTATACAATGGTTCGACCAGCAAGCCGCGGGTTTACGTCTTCGACAGCAGCACCCGCATGGTGACCAGTACCGACTTGCCGTTGTTGGGTTCCTTCGACCTGCCTGATTACCCGACTTGCAATATCAGTGCCTACGAATGCGACACGCGCGCGTTGGGTACGATCAGCCCGGATGGCAAGACCCTATTCTTCCTGGGCGATGTCAATCTGGTCGCGGTGCCGGTACCGACCACGCTGGACACCCGTGTCCAGGCCATGCGCCGCCTGGTCCTGCCGGCGTCGGCCCCGGCTCGGCGCTGA
- the glmS gene encoding glutamine--fructose-6-phosphate transaminase (isomerizing) produces MCGIVGAVAQRNITPILIEGLKRLEYRGYDSCGVALHVDGKLQRSRSTSRVADLEKQVQEVNMQGFTGIAHTRWATHGAPASHNAHPHFSPNSENARIALVHNGIIENHDELRAELQQLGYVFQSQTDTEVIAHLVEHMYNGDLFETVQQAVKRLHGAYAIAVFSREEPHRVVAARQGSPLIVGLGKGENFVASDAMALAGTTDQIIYLEEGDVVDLQLGRIWIVDVNGRQVEREVKTVHAHTGAAELGPYRHFMQKEIFEQPRVVGDTLEGVTGIMPELFGDGAHRVFKEIDRVLVLACGTSYYAGLTAKYWIESIAKIPVNVEIASEYRYRDSVPHPNTLVVTISQSGETADTIAALKHARSLGMEHTLTICNVATSAMVRECKLAYITRAGVEVGVASTKAFTTQLAALFLLTLSLAQVNGRLTDEEEAGHMKAMRHLPSAISAVLALEPQVIAWAEEFARKENALFLGRGMHYPIALEGALKLKEISYIHAEAYPAGELKHGPLALVTEEMPVVTIAPNDALLEKLKSNMQEVRARGGQLYVFTDVDSRITSGDGLHVIRLPEHYGCLSPILHVVALQLLAYHTALARGTDVDKPRNLAKSVTVE; encoded by the coding sequence GCGCAACGCAACATCACCCCGATCCTGATCGAAGGCCTGAAGCGCCTCGAATACCGCGGCTACGACTCGTGCGGCGTGGCACTGCACGTGGACGGCAAGCTGCAGCGCTCGCGCAGCACGTCGCGCGTGGCCGACCTGGAAAAGCAGGTCCAGGAAGTCAACATGCAAGGTTTCACCGGCATCGCCCATACGCGCTGGGCCACGCACGGCGCGCCGGCGTCGCACAATGCCCACCCGCACTTCTCGCCGAACTCGGAGAACGCCCGCATCGCGCTGGTCCACAACGGCATCATCGAAAACCATGACGAGCTGCGCGCCGAGCTGCAGCAGCTGGGCTACGTGTTCCAGAGCCAGACCGACACCGAAGTGATTGCCCACCTGGTCGAGCATATGTACAACGGCGACCTGTTCGAGACCGTCCAGCAGGCGGTGAAACGTCTGCATGGCGCCTATGCGATTGCCGTGTTCAGCCGCGAGGAACCGCACCGCGTGGTGGCCGCGCGCCAGGGGTCGCCGCTGATCGTCGGCCTGGGCAAGGGCGAGAACTTTGTCGCGTCCGACGCGATGGCGCTGGCCGGCACGACCGACCAGATCATCTACCTGGAAGAAGGCGACGTGGTCGACCTGCAACTGGGCCGCATTTGGATCGTCGACGTCAACGGCCGCCAGGTCGAGCGCGAAGTGAAGACGGTGCATGCGCACACCGGCGCGGCCGAGCTGGGCCCGTACCGCCACTTCATGCAGAAGGAAATCTTCGAGCAGCCGCGAGTGGTCGGCGACACGCTGGAGGGCGTCACGGGCATCATGCCGGAACTGTTCGGCGATGGGGCCCATCGGGTTTTCAAGGAAATTGACCGCGTGCTGGTGCTGGCCTGCGGCACCAGCTACTACGCCGGCCTGACGGCCAAGTACTGGATCGAATCGATCGCGAAAATCCCCGTCAACGTGGAAATCGCCAGCGAATACCGCTACCGCGACAGCGTGCCGCACCCGAACACGCTGGTGGTGACGATCTCGCAGTCGGGCGAAACGGCCGACACGATCGCCGCCTTGAAACACGCCCGCTCGCTGGGCATGGAACACACGCTGACGATCTGCAACGTCGCCACCAGCGCCATGGTGCGCGAGTGCAAGCTGGCCTACATCACCCGCGCCGGCGTGGAAGTGGGCGTGGCCTCCACCAAGGCCTTTACGACGCAGCTGGCCGCGCTGTTCCTGCTGACCCTGTCGCTGGCGCAGGTCAACGGCCGCCTGACGGACGAGGAAGAAGCGGGCCACATGAAGGCGATGCGTCACCTGCCGTCCGCGATCTCCGCCGTGCTGGCGCTGGAGCCGCAGGTCATCGCCTGGGCCGAGGAATTCGCCCGCAAGGAAAACGCGCTGTTCCTGGGCCGCGGCATGCATTACCCGATCGCGCTGGAAGGCGCGCTGAAGCTGAAGGAGATCTCGTACATCCACGCCGAAGCGTATCCAGCGGGCGAACTGAAGCACGGCCCGCTGGCGCTGGTGACGGAAGAAATGCCGGTCGTCACGATCGCGCCGAACGACGCGCTGCTGGAAAAGCTGAAGTCGAACATGCAGGAAGTGCGCGCGCGCGGCGGCCAGCTGTACGTCTTCACGGACGTCGATTCGCGCATCACCTCTGGCGACGGCCTGCACGTGATTCGTTTGCCGGAGCACTACGGTTGCCTGTCGCCGATCCTGCACGTGGTGGCGTTGCAGTTGCTGGCGTATCACACGGCGCTGGCGCGCGGGACGGATGTGGACAAGCCGCGCAATTTGGCGAAGTCGGTGACGGTGGAGTAA